AGGAAGCGCCCCGCCCTGACAGGCTTCAGCCCCTCCAGCGATTTCACCACCCAGTCGACATCGGGGATGACTTCCCGCTCCAGCCGGGCATCGGGGAAAGAGGCCTTCAATGCGTCCTCGACGCGGGAATGCACCTCGGCCTCGTCCTCGGCCATCATATAGATCGAGGCTTCCCAGATGTCTTTCTTCTCATCGATCTCGGTGGTCCCGATGGCAAAGTCTTCTTCGCCGAAGACCGAGCTCAGCAGATCGAGGATCTCTTCGGCCTTGCTCTCGGTCGTCGTCACGTAAAGGCGGATTTCACTCACGATAGGCGGTCTTTCCCGTTTCCGTTGCCCGCCACCGGTCGAGCCAACGCCCCATCACGCTGAAACCATCACCCCTTGTTGACGAGATTCTCCAGCTTCTTTACCGCCGTGTCCGGGTTTTCGCCATAGGCGATCGTTCCGGCAAACCGTCCCGCAGAATCGAGCAGGAAAACCGAGGCGGTGTGATCCATCGTGTAATCGCCGTTCGGATCCTTCTCATCGACCGGCACTTTCTTGGCGTAGACGCGGAAGCCCTTGATGACTTCGGCGATCTTGTCGGGCGGACCCGAGATGCCGGTGATGCGCTTAGAAACGTTGGAGACGTATTCGTTCATGATCTCGGGCGTGTCGCGCTCCGGATCGACGGTCACGAAATAGGCTTGCAGCTTGTCACCCTTCGGATCGACCTTCTCCATCCAGCCGTTCAACTCGAAAAGCGTCGTCGGGCAGACCTCTGGGCAATGGGTAAAGCCGAAAAACAGCGCCGTCGGCTTGCCGCGTAACGCTTCTTCGGTAATCGGCCGTCCGCTCTGCGAGACCAGGGTAAATGGAACACCGAAGGGCGCCTCCACCGCCACATCCCCCGATTTTAAAGGATACCACCTGAAGAACCCGAGAACCCCGGCAAGTATCAGGACACCGACCCAGACGGCGATGCGAAATGTCTTCATTGGCGAGATCCTCGATCCAGGCGGATGCGTCGCCCGCCTCTGCCGGCGTGATTATAGTCTCGACCGAAGGCGCGCAACTCAACAATATGTTTTCTGACCCGTGATTAATTGTCTCATCGGCCGCGGCCGTCCCCAATCGGAAATCAGCCCCGGAAATCAGCACGGATCAAAAAAAGCGATGTTTGTGAATAGCTTGCCTTCAGAGCGACGGGCAATCCCAAAATACATATCGTTAGGAAAGACTTAAGCCGTCACATCTATATTTAACGGCGGTTCTGCATCGCTACTCCGCCGGGGATAACTGGGAAGAATTCTGACCATGAACAACAACAACGCCATCAAGCAGTCGGGCGCTTATCTCGAAATCGTCTCGTTCCACCTGGGCGACCAGGAATTCTGCATCGACATCATGGCCATCCGCGAAATCCGCGGCTGGGCGCCGGTGACGCCGATGCCGCACACCCCACCCTACGTGCTCGGCCTCATCAACCTGCGCGGCGCGGTTATCCCCGTCATCGACATGGCCTGCCGCCTCGGCATGAAGATGACCGAGCCCTCGGAGCGCTCGGCGATCATCGTCACCGACATCGCCGGCAAGCTCGTCGGCCTGCTGGTCGAGCAGGTATCCGATATGATGACCATCAAGAGCGAAGACCTGCAGCCGCCGCCGGAAATCATCCCGGAAGCCCAGCGCGCCTTCTGCCGCGGCATCGTCGCGCTCGAAAAGACCATGGTCTGCTTCCTGAACCTCGATACGGTTATTGCCGACGAACTGACGCAGGCGGCTTGATATTTATCGCAAAACG
This Rhizobium acidisoli DNA region includes the following protein-coding sequences:
- a CDS encoding SCO family protein, producing MKTFRIAVWVGVLILAGVLGFFRWYPLKSGDVAVEAPFGVPFTLVSQSGRPITEEALRGKPTALFFGFTHCPEVCPTTLFELNGWMEKVDPKGDKLQAYFVTVDPERDTPEIMNEYVSNVSKRITGISGPPDKIAEVIKGFRVYAKKVPVDEKDPNGDYTMDHTASVFLLDSAGRFAGTIAYGENPDTAVKKLENLVNKG
- a CDS encoding chemotaxis protein CheW, which encodes MNNNNAIKQSGAYLEIVSFHLGDQEFCIDIMAIREIRGWAPVTPMPHTPPYVLGLINLRGAVIPVIDMACRLGMKMTEPSERSAIIVTDIAGKLVGLLVEQVSDMMTIKSEDLQPPPEIIPEAQRAFCRGIVALEKTMVCFLNLDTVIADELTQAA